From the genome of Vagococcus entomophilus:
CTTCAATAGGGACTACAGCTGCTTTGGTTCCTTTAGTTGTGGGAACTACGCCATTTTTTGCTAGACAAATCCAAAACGCATTGCTTGAAGTGGATTCAGGTGTGATAGAAGCTGCTGAGTCTATGGGAGTGGGACCATTTGGAATTATTTTTCGGGTGTATTTAAAAGAAGGTTTGGTAAGTATTGTCCGTGTCAGTGCCTTAACCATTATTAATTTGATTGGTCTGACCACAATGGCTGGAGCAATTGGTGGTGGTGGGTTGGGAAATTTGGCCATAAGTAGAGGCTATAATCGCTTCCAAACAGATGTGACCTTAGTTGCAACAATTATCATCTTAGTTTTAGTTTTTATCAGTCAGTTTGCAAGCAATCTTATTATCAAAAAAATTACGCATGATTAAAGGAGAAAATAAAATGAAAAAGAATTTAAAAAATTTAGGGTTAGCAGTATTAGCATTTTTATTGATTGGCGGGTTAGCAGCTTGTGGGAGCGGCAGTAAGGAAAGCAACCAGTCAGTCCAAAAAGTAAAAATTGGTGTAGTTGGATCGGATACAGATGTGTGGGATACTGTTGTCAAAAGACTCAAGAAGAAAAATATTGACGTAGAATTAGTTAAATTTACAGATTATACGCAGCCTAATGCAGCTCTTGCAGAGGGAGAAATTGATTTAAATGCATTCCAACATCAGATCTTTTTAGATAATTATAATAAAGAACATGGAACAAAATTAGTTTCTATCGGAAATACTGTTAATTCTCCACTTGGTATCTACTCTCAAAAAATAAAAAAAGTTAGCCAAATTAAAAAAGGAGATACGATTGCTATCCCGAATGATACAACAAATGGTGGGCGTGCCTTACGTTTGCTGCAAACCGCGGGTCTGATTAAAGTGGATGAAGCAAAAGGATATACCCCAACGGTAGAAGATATTACAGAAAATAAACTAAATCTAAAAATCACAGAGCTAGATGCTGCTCAAACTGCTAGAGCGTTGGGAGATGTCACAGCTTCTGTTATCAATGGTGGTATGGCGGTAGACGCAGGATTGAATCCAAGTAAAGACGCAATTTACCTTGAACCAGTAAATGCATCTTCTAAACCATATGTAAATATTATTGTAGCAAACGAAAAAGACAAGAATAAAAAAGTTTATCAAGAAATCGTAAAAGAATATCAAACAAAAGCAACAAAAGAAGCGATAAAAGAAACGTCTAAAGGCGCAAACGTCGCAGCTTGGGAAACCTTTGGTAAAAAATAAAAGGAGCGAAAAAAATGACACAACAAGTAAAACTAACGATACATGATGAAATTAAACAGAATGCCCAAGAAGTAATTGAACTAAGAAGACATTTTCATCAACATCCAGAACCAAGTCTAAAAGAATATGAAACGATCAAAACTATTAAACAAAAGCTGGATGATTTAGGACTAGAATATGTTTCTGTTGGTGAAACAGGTGCACTCGCAACATTAAAAGGTGGCAAAGGTCCAGGAAAAACCATTTTACTCAGAGCGGATATTGATGCTTTAGAACTAGAAGATGCGACAGGAAAAGACTACGCCTCAAAAAATCCTGGTCTGAATCATGCCTGTGGTCATGACGGCCACGCTGCCGCGCTGTTGGGCGCTGTAAAAGTGCTGAAAAATCGTCAAGAGGAGTTTGCAGGTACCATCAAATTTGCTTTTCAACAAGCAGAAGAAATTGGTGCTGGTGCTAGACAGTTTGTCCAAGGCGGGTTTTTAGAAGAGGTAGATCAAGTATTTGGTATCCATGTTGACTCCAGTATTGAAGTGGGAAAATTAGTCGCAACTGGTGGGGCAACCAATGCATCGTGTGATATATTTAAAATTAAAGTGAGTGGAGAAAGTGGGCATGCATCTCGGCCAGATCTTGGGCGTGATGCGGTACTTGCTGCTGCAAGTATTGTGGTGGAACTACAAAAGATTGTCGCACGCGAAATTTCTCCGTTAGAACCGGTAGTCGTGGGGATTGGTGCGCTAAATGCAGGCACAAGATATAATATTATCGCCAATCAAGCGACACTTGAAGGGACTGTTCGAGCTTTTAGTCATGAAGCACGAGCCTTGGCAGTCAAAAGAGTGGAAGAAATTGCACGGGATGTTGCCAAAGCACATCGGACAACGATTACCTTTGAAAATTATGATGCCGCAGCACCACTTATTAATGAAAAAAATGCGACAAAACTAGCGCAACAAGTAGCAAGCGAGATTGTTGGGAGCAAGAATGTGATTCATGATAATCCCAAAAGTTTAGGTGCAGATGATTTTGCTGATTTTTTAGAAATTAAGCCAGGAATATATGGACGCGTGGGAATTCGAAACCCAGAAAATCCGGAGACGCAATATAGTCATCATCATGAAAAGTTTGATATGGATGAAAAAGGACTTGCTCTAGCAACAGAGTACCACGTCCGCTATGCGTTAGAATACTTAGCTCAGTAAATTAAACGAGTGGCAGGACAAATAGTAATTTTGTCCTGCCACTTGTTTTTTAGTGCGAGCATTTTTTAGCTATTTTTTATTAAAGGTTGAGTAATTAAAAATAACTTGTTATATTTTTATATAAAGACACTTTTTTGAAAGAGGTGAGACAAGTGATTACTATCCGACATTATCAAAAATCTGGGATTTTTTCAAATAAATCAACTGGAAATACTTTTATTATCCAAATACGAGGAGAAACAAAAGAGTATACATTGACTGCTTTTCAAGAAACGACTGAAAAATGGCGGAATTATTTTTTGTTATATTACAAAGAGCTAACGCTAGATTTGAATCAGACTGATGAAGAATTTGATATTGATTATTACTACAGCGAGTTTACCTTAAAAAGTAAAAGTTTTGAACGATTTGGTATTACAGTGGAAGAGAGGAAAAAATGGATTCGTTTTTGGTACTATAGTTTCAAAGAATGGCAAGAAGAACAAAAAGCACAATTGAATTTGTTAGAGCAAGAAAATCAAGAACTTTCAAAGCGATTGGCCTATCACAAAGAGCGCTTCGAACGACTGGATTTTTCTACAGAGAAGATGTTGCAAGACCCAAATTCTAATCCAGAAATGAGTAGTCAAATAGGTGAAAAGAATACTACAGAAAGCCAACAAAAAAGAGTAGAAGCTCAAGTGACTCCCTCAGAAAGGGTGGCAAATTTACTGTTAGTTGATCTTGATAAAGTGGCTTTGCAGGACGAAATCCTTGAACTATTCGACAAAATCAGAGAATCTAGCCCAAATAAATGGGTAAAAATGAAAGAAAGTTGCTATCATGTTCAAAAAAGCAAAATTAAATATTTAGGTTATGCTTGGGTTCATGCAGAAGAAATAGAAATGGAACGCTCTTTTTTTGAAAAAATCAATACTTATAAAAATGAAACACTAGAATTTGAAGCAAAAATTGAGGAGTATACAAAAAAAACGATTTTTGGTTACAAAATTCAAGAAAATAGATATCAGCAATGGCAGTTCTATTTAAAAGTAATGGACTATATCAACGGGTATCTTGGAGAAAGCTACCAAGAGGTTCAACTATAGATGGGCAAAAAAGGGGCAAAAAAATATACTGTTTTTTTCTAATATGATAGCATAGATTTAAAGGAGTGAGTGAAATGAGCAAAAATGAATGGGTCGACAAAGTAAAAGAATTAGTTGGAAATGGGAACGTAGAAGAAGCAAAGAAATTTATCGAAGATAACAAAGATGAACTCGGGGACAAAGTATCCGAGTTTAGTCATTTATTAGGTGACAACGCGACAGGTGTAGTCGATAAGGTGAAAGGTTTTTTTAAGAAATAGCTTGCTACCAGTGTTTGATAAAGCTAAAAAGCTAGGCAAAATAACTGTCTAGTTTTTTTTTTCAATTAAATATATGCTATAATGATGGATATTGACGAAAAAGGTAGGTAAATTATGAAATATGCAAAAAGGATTTTAATGGCGCTCATTTTGGGGATATTCGCTATCGTGCTAGGCGTGATTGTGATGGTGAATGTGTCTCCTAAGCCGTTTGTACACTGGTTGGCGCGTACACCGCAATTAACCGAGACACCGCCATCGCCAAAGAATATTCAGATTTACACGAGTCAAGTGACTCAATTGAAAAATTTAACCTATCCTTCAAAATATAAAGAAAATAAGCTAGATATCTACTTACCTAAGAAAGAGACTTCAAAAAAATATCCGGTTATTTTATGGGTTCACGGAGGGGCTTTTATTACTGGTGACAAAAAAGGACTCAAAGATTGGGGAAGTATGATGGCAAGTCAGGGGTATATAGTAGTGGCAATGAATTATGAAGTAGCACCTGCTGCACACTACCCAGCACCAGTTATTCAAACGAGTGAGGTGTACGCATACTTGAAGAAAAATGCACATCACTATCCCAATATGGATTTGGACAAACTCATTGTTGGGGGGGATTCTGCCGGTGCGCAAATTGCGGGTCAATTTATTGCTGTTCAAACAAATAAGTCCTTAGCTGATGAGATGAAGATGAAGCAAGTGGTGCCAAAAGACACAATAAAAGCGAGTCTTTTGTATTGTGGGCCTTATGACATCAAATACTTAACGAATGTTGAAGGACGTCTAAATCGGTTTTTTATCGGTCAACTCGGATGGGCGTATATTGGGCAAAAAAATTGGCAACAAACACAAGCAGCTCGGAATGCTTCTGTTAGTCAACAAGTGACAGCTGGGTACCCCCCGACTTTTTTAACAGATGGTAACTCTGGTTCTTTTGAAAAGCACGCAAAACGGTTGGAGAAAAACTTGAAAGAAAAACAAGTTCCAGTAACAACCTTATTTTTTGATGGGAAAAAGCAAATTTCTCATGAATATCAATTCAAGCTTCGGACAACTGAGGCAAAAGAGTGTTTTTCACAAACAAAGACTTTTTTAGAAAAATATGTAAAATAATCGACAACCGACTGCTATAAGAAAATGCCTGATTTTTTGTTAAGAATTACTTAAACAATTTATTGCAAAGAATTCACAAGATGATGTTAGAATATAATAAAAGAATAAAAAAGGAGGCAATTGAGATGGGCAAACAAGTTCCGCCGATTATTACACCGCTTGCCATTGTTTCCATAGGGCTAGCACTTGGAGCTACGACAACGATTGCCAAACAAGTGACGCAATCTGTTGCACCT
Proteins encoded in this window:
- a CDS encoding methionine ABC transporter permease; this translates as MTDFLIQHFPNVISLKEEFIQSTIETLYMTFWTAIIAGVLGILLGVILVVTGKNGVLENRPLYNVLDKLVNIFRSIPFIIMIAVIVPFTRFLVGTSIGTTAALVPLVVGTTPFFARQIQNALLEVDSGVIEAAESMGVGPFGIIFRVYLKEGLVSIVRVSALTIINLIGLTTMAGAIGGGGLGNLAISRGYNRFQTDVTLVATIIILVLVFISQFASNLIIKKITHD
- a CDS encoding MetQ/NlpA family ABC transporter substrate-binding protein, translated to MKKNLKNLGLAVLAFLLIGGLAACGSGSKESNQSVQKVKIGVVGSDTDVWDTVVKRLKKKNIDVELVKFTDYTQPNAALAEGEIDLNAFQHQIFLDNYNKEHGTKLVSIGNTVNSPLGIYSQKIKKVSQIKKGDTIAIPNDTTNGGRALRLLQTAGLIKVDEAKGYTPTVEDITENKLNLKITELDAAQTARALGDVTASVINGGMAVDAGLNPSKDAIYLEPVNASSKPYVNIIVANEKDKNKKVYQEIVKEYQTKATKEAIKETSKGANVAAWETFGKK
- a CDS encoding amidohydrolase; the encoded protein is MTQQVKLTIHDEIKQNAQEVIELRRHFHQHPEPSLKEYETIKTIKQKLDDLGLEYVSVGETGALATLKGGKGPGKTILLRADIDALELEDATGKDYASKNPGLNHACGHDGHAAALLGAVKVLKNRQEEFAGTIKFAFQQAEEIGAGARQFVQGGFLEEVDQVFGIHVDSSIEVGKLVATGGATNASCDIFKIKVSGESGHASRPDLGRDAVLAAASIVVELQKIVAREISPLEPVVVGIGALNAGTRYNIIANQATLEGTVRAFSHEARALAVKRVEEIARDVAKAHRTTITFENYDAAAPLINEKNATKLAQQVASEIVGSKNVIHDNPKSLGADDFADFLEIKPGIYGRVGIRNPENPETQYSHHHEKFDMDEKGLALATEYHVRYALEYLAQ
- a CDS encoding alpha/beta hydrolase; translation: MKYAKRILMALILGIFAIVLGVIVMVNVSPKPFVHWLARTPQLTETPPSPKNIQIYTSQVTQLKNLTYPSKYKENKLDIYLPKKETSKKYPVILWVHGGAFITGDKKGLKDWGSMMASQGYIVVAMNYEVAPAAHYPAPVIQTSEVYAYLKKNAHHYPNMDLDKLIVGGDSAGAQIAGQFIAVQTNKSLADEMKMKQVVPKDTIKASLLYCGPYDIKYLTNVEGRLNRFFIGQLGWAYIGQKNWQQTQAARNASVSQQVTAGYPPTFLTDGNSGSFEKHAKRLEKNLKEKQVPVTTLFFDGKKQISHEYQFKLRTTEAKECFSQTKTFLEKYVK